The genomic DNA CGCAAAATCGCTAGGCCCACCTTttccgcctcgattaatgactaatccccgcctagcattGATTATCCGATTATGCATGTCTAGTCCGATTATTTTCCACTTAGTTCCgcttaattttgtgtataccaatttttttttagaaccaaagaaaaatcaaacataaatatttttgttatttaggcatttaaattaagagattatgatgttttacaataactaatgtataacttttaacaaaaatcataaaattttcttttaaaatgatgtttttatgtgtttatcataattttaaagacaatactatagttttatattttatttgatattttcctttaaacataaatagaattatacatatatttagtacaatatatttttattttattgttaatttaataaaataaccctaaaactagtctcCGATTAATTCCTGTTAAATCTCCGATTTTCttgctaggcgctaggcccacctcgaccgcccgactagcgcctagcaatttctaaaacagggaTTGTTGTTAATAAAGTTTAAGTTAGAGGATAGTAAACATATAAAAAGTATAGCAATAGCTAGAAGTGGGTGTAGATGATATTACTTTGTAGAAAAGTGGGTGTAGATGGAAAATTCCTTCTTCTTAAACTAGGTTAGATGGTCCCAAGCCTTCATGGAACTCCCTTGACCACTCAATTAGGAGTGTTAGCCCAGTGCCACCGGTACGTTGATGATCAACATCCCCTAACGGTACTGTTTATATTTTTACGATTAAGTACAGTGGACTGGATAACTGATGGAGACTAGCTAACATATAAGAAGATATAATAGTGTAAAGTACTATATGTggttaaatataatatattacatatatatatatatattggtgaaCAGCAGATTGTGGTTTAATTTTACAAACAACAGATtaaattctataaatataagatttaaaaaaaaaaaaaaaattctatagaTATGAGATTTAATAACACTATATTTTGAAGCATGatttaaaatgattaattatttgaataataGTGAATTATAGTTTATTAAAATCTGTAGTTGCATAAATGTGTTacgaattttaaataataacttaTCTAAGTATTTTATACGTAGCAAGATTTTTGAATAATGATTATTTTTCTAtgcaaaaaatattattaaaatttttgttttagtggataaaaagtagaaaaatacttttgtatgtattaaaaattataaatagtagaatttttttttttaaagttgaaaaatacttttgtatatatttactatttagacAAGTTACAGTTTTGCAtttaaatcaagttttcttGATACATCAAATCGAAAGATATAATAGCACTTAACagtgtagtaaaaaaaaaacaattacttgaccaaaaagaaaaagaaaaaaaaaagagagagagagaagaacaagtCTCTGCTCTTTGGTCTAGCTACCAGACAAAAACTCTTCTCCCATATAATAACTCTCTGTTCTCTGGTCAATCAATAAtaatctcaaaataaaataaaacacccttttcttgctttatcaagattctctccttcttcccccACAAATCTTGTTTGTAATCTCGCCGGTTTTAATGGCACCGGTGACAGAGCATCAGAGTTCTTTCCTAGGTCGACTCAGCCGTCGCAATCAAGTCGTTTCCATGGACGTTAACCACGAACAAGAGCTCGAAGAACTCGAAGATTTCCAAAAACACGTAGCTGAGCGTTTCGCCGAGTTACTACCacaaccatcaccatcaccacctTCTGACTCGCCGGAAACTCACCCGGTTCTATCGATCCAGTGGCTAAAGAAGCTTCTTGATGTTTTCATGTCCTGTGAATCAGAGTTCCACTCTGTTTTGACATCGAACCCGTCTCAGATCTCTAAACCACCGTTGGATAAGCTTGTACCGGAGATGCTTGACCGGATTGTTAAGGCTCTTGATATCTGTACCGCCGTGGTCAACGGCGTTGACTCAGTCAGACAAATCCAGCGTCTTGCGGAGATCGCTGTTACGGCGTTGAAACAAACGCCGTTGAGTGACGGAAGCGTTAGGAGAGCTAAACGAGCTCTAGGAAGCCTCCTCGCCGCTTTGAACGCTGATAAAAACAGCGGCGGAGGAAGTGGTAGGAGGTCAACGTCGGAACAGTGGTCTTCCTTTGGTAGGCGTAGCGGCGgaagcggaggaggaggagggtgtGTGAGCAAGAACTGGTCGGCGGCGAAACAGATTCAAGCAATGACGGCGAACCTCGTAGCGCCACGTGGTGGAGAGGCGTCGCCGATTTACATAATGAGTAGTGTGATGGTAATGGTGATGTGGACGTTAGTTGCGGCGGTTCCTTGTCAGACAAGTAACGGCTTATTAGTTCATTTGCCGTTGCCT from Camelina sativa cultivar DH55 chromosome 2, Cs, whole genome shotgun sequence includes the following:
- the LOC104718960 gene encoding uncharacterized protein LOC104718960, translating into MAPVTEHQSSFLGRLSRRNQVVSMDVNHEQELEELEDFQKHVAERFAELLPQPSPSPPSDSPETHPVLSIQWLKKLLDVFMSCESEFHSVLTSNPSQISKPPLDKLVPEMLDRIVKALDICTAVVNGVDSVRQIQRLAEIAVTALKQTPLSDGSVRRAKRALGSLLAALNADKNSGGGSGRRSTSEQWSSFGRRSGGSGGGGGCVSKNWSAAKQIQAMTANLVAPRGGEASPIYIMSSVMVMVMWTLVAAVPCQTSNGLLVHLPLPKHQIWASAAVSISERIGEEMKKKETRCGGLMEEMQRMERLGLKLMEFSEGFRFNGEEDVKAEVVEMEEICRKMEEGLEGLQRRVREVFHRLVKSRSEILEVTDH